In one Lysobacter alkalisoli genomic region, the following are encoded:
- a CDS encoding integration host factor subunit alpha — MALTKAEMAERLFDEVGLNKREAKEFVDAFFDALREALEQGRQVKLSGFGNFDLRRKNQRPGRNPKTGEEIPISARTVVTFRPGQKLKERVEAYAGPGQ, encoded by the coding sequence ATGGCACTGACCAAGGCGGAGATGGCCGAGCGACTGTTCGACGAGGTCGGCCTGAACAAGCGCGAAGCGAAGGAGTTCGTCGATGCATTCTTCGATGCCCTGCGCGAAGCGCTGGAGCAGGGACGCCAGGTGAAGCTGTCGGGCTTCGGCAATTTCGACCTGCGCCGCAAGAACCAGCGGCCGGGACGCAACCCGAAGACCGGCGAGGAAATTCCGATTTCGGCGCGCACGGTGGTGACCTTCCGTCCGGGCCAGAAACTCAAGGAGCGTGTGGAAGCCTATGCTGGACCCGGGCAGTAA
- a CDS encoding MerR family transcriptional regulator — protein sequence MLDPGSNRELPPIPAKRYFTIGEVSELCDVKPHVLRYWETEFPTLNPVKRRGNRRYYQRHEVLMVRQIRALLYEQGYTIGGARQRLEGDAGKEESALTAQVIKQVRMELEEILHLLKR from the coding sequence ATGCTGGACCCGGGCAGTAACCGCGAGCTGCCGCCGATCCCGGCGAAGCGCTACTTCACCATCGGTGAAGTCAGCGAGTTGTGCGACGTCAAGCCGCACGTCCTGCGTTACTGGGAAACCGAGTTCCCGACCCTGAACCCGGTCAAGCGTCGTGGCAACCGCCGCTACTACCAGCGCCACGAAGTGCTGATGGTGCGCCAGATCCGTGCCCTGCTGTACGAACAGGGCTACACCATCGGCGGTGCCCGCCAGCGGCTGGAAGGCGATGCGGGCAAGGAAGAGTCTGCGCTGACCGCGCAGGTCATCAAGCAGGTGCGGATGGAGCTGGAGGAGATCCTGCACCTGTTGAAGCGGTGA
- a CDS encoding TraB/GumN family protein, with the protein MDDTVRDIDAVVVSGVLPGPGLWKVSNGGHVMWVLGTVSPLPRKMEWEAREVGQVMARAQELMWWPSVSFSADVGFFRGLALAPKVIGMRKNPDGARLEDVVPAEDYARWAVLKRKYVGRSNRIEGWQPIYAALELYGEAIDDTGLRQSGVIEPVLEKLARTHGVTQSRPVIKVVIEDPKQAIAELRKTRFDDLDCFRKTLDKLEGELGIMRERANAWAVGDLEELATLPDTNHYQACLDAVQATEVISRRSGGDLLARMREEWLGEAERALSNNDVTLALLSLRQLQGEDGLVAELRARGYTVEAPGEYEADPIADEAAAGGYEAGAASAD; encoded by the coding sequence GTGGACGACACGGTCCGTGACATCGATGCCGTCGTCGTCAGCGGCGTGCTGCCCGGCCCGGGGCTGTGGAAAGTCAGCAATGGCGGGCACGTGATGTGGGTGCTGGGCACGGTGTCGCCACTGCCGAGGAAGATGGAGTGGGAAGCGCGCGAGGTCGGGCAGGTGATGGCCCGGGCTCAGGAACTGATGTGGTGGCCGAGCGTCAGCTTCAGCGCCGACGTCGGTTTCTTCCGCGGTCTGGCGCTGGCGCCGAAGGTGATCGGCATGCGCAAGAACCCGGATGGCGCCCGGCTGGAGGACGTGGTGCCGGCGGAGGACTACGCCCGCTGGGCCGTGCTCAAGCGGAAGTACGTCGGCCGCAGCAACCGGATCGAAGGCTGGCAGCCGATCTATGCCGCGCTCGAACTGTACGGAGAGGCGATCGACGATACGGGGCTGCGCCAGAGTGGCGTGATCGAACCCGTCCTCGAAAAACTGGCCCGGACGCACGGCGTCACCCAGAGCAGGCCGGTCATCAAGGTGGTGATCGAAGACCCGAAGCAGGCGATAGCCGAGCTGCGCAAGACCCGGTTCGACGATCTGGACTGCTTCCGCAAGACCCTGGACAAGCTGGAGGGCGAGCTGGGCATCATGCGCGAGCGCGCCAATGCCTGGGCCGTGGGCGATCTTGAAGAACTGGCCACGTTGCCGGATACCAACCACTACCAGGCGTGCCTGGATGCGGTGCAGGCCACCGAAGTCATCAGCCGCCGCAGCGGCGGCGACCTGCTGGCGCGGATGCGCGAGGAATGGCTCGGCGAGGCCGAACGCGCGCTGTCGAACAACGATGTGACCCTGGCCCTGCTATCGCTCCGCCAGTTGCAGGGCGAGGACGGTCTGGTCGCCGAACTGCGCGCGCGCGGCTACACCGTCGAGGCACCCGGCGAGTACGAGGCCGACCCGATCGCGGACGAGGCCGCAGCCGGGGGCTACGAGGCGGGTGCGGCAAGCGCCGACTGA
- a CDS encoding DUF6999 family protein, with product MKHADIKHAGMRREPDFLDQAHDPRDPNPWLAMYLDRSTPIDDAVKHAWLADSSSRSRQYLLPFIRPFARTMIVLIQVFKVFTPRKLAFSRALHRLLAWGMENFIRPEANWLILRHFHLGSQILEFIARNAPVAVATNPLRPEKIADVREELFLIHDLNLYNFIIRLNKTLQDEGRQLEYVERPNLSMIRQPPLRLEDMPRQRRNFLDLQSSIELFTPIYQLLLTDSDFWRATNSLQLDETIGLYAATLLDAHDHLVLLNNRHPLVPMSTLRAGFRLTLHGLSTEMLHDFLMRMRARQDQSALAAPAS from the coding sequence ATGAAGCATGCCGACATCAAGCACGCCGGGATGAGGCGCGAGCCCGACTTCCTCGACCAGGCCCATGATCCGCGCGACCCGAACCCATGGCTGGCGATGTACCTGGACCGCAGCACGCCGATCGACGACGCGGTCAAGCATGCCTGGCTGGCCGACTCCAGCTCGCGCTCGCGCCAGTACCTGTTGCCCTTCATCCGCCCGTTCGCACGCACGATGATCGTGCTGATCCAGGTGTTCAAGGTATTCACCCCGCGCAAGCTGGCATTCTCGCGCGCGCTGCACCGGCTGCTGGCCTGGGGCATGGAGAACTTCATCCGCCCGGAGGCGAACTGGCTGATCCTGCGCCACTTCCACCTCGGCTCGCAGATCCTCGAATTCATCGCCCGCAACGCGCCGGTCGCGGTCGCCACCAATCCGCTGCGCCCGGAAAAGATCGCGGATGTGCGCGAGGAACTGTTCCTCATCCACGACCTCAACCTCTACAACTTCATCATCCGCCTCAACAAGACACTGCAGGACGAAGGGCGGCAGCTGGAGTACGTCGAGCGTCCCAACCTGTCGATGATCCGGCAACCGCCATTGCGGCTGGAAGACATGCCACGCCAGCGGCGCAACTTCCTCGACCTGCAGAGCTCGATCGAGCTGTTCACCCCGATCTACCAGTTGCTGCTGACCGACAGCGACTTCTGGCGCGCGACCAACTCATTGCAGCTCGACGAGACCATCGGCCTGTACGCGGCCACCCTGCTCGACGCCCACGACCACCTGGTGCTGCTCAACAACCGCCACCCGCTGGTGCCGATGTCGACCCTGCGCGCCGGCTTCCGCCTGACCCTGCACGGGTTGTCGACCGAGATGCTGCACGACTTCCTGATGCGGATGCGTGCCCGACAGGATCAGTCGGCGCTTGCCGCACCCGCCTCGTAG
- a CDS encoding iron-containing redox enzyme family protein: MPTVFNRTWIHGSGRFLPGPAIDNEAMDAYIAPLNRVSGRIKRRILGENGIRTRHYAIDRDGHTVHSCAAMAAAAIHDCLGTTRTPLDAIGLLACGSSGGDALMPGFASMVHGELAAPPMQVFSNHGICASGVAAWESAAAAVELGSHERALVAAAEMPSRLFKRSRYAAKDYDADFDAHFLRWMLSDGAGALQLTSTAPTQGGIRLRLRFIHQRSFAGDYPVCMQLGLTPDRSRSHLDYDAWQAAEADGALFLRQDIRLLPHLFDVGVHEYAKLCHGGWIDPATVDHFLCHYSSERFAPVVDELMAKAGLSIPRERWYSNLTIRGNTGAASIFIMLDEFLRTHALQPGQRILCFIPESGRFTVAFAMIEVEAADAPARTATTPLPVTPAVADDGIAPPHDPGDAPAALRHLLGELATIWHDYRSRAWRTPMIRKLREGRFTAPDYVAWMRDWIPQVREGSKWMREGAASVRPPYEALATLIETHAGDEQDDYMILFDDYRKAGGDIADIDALRRNPGGEALNSYLHALAATPNPLGLLGAIYIIEGTGQRIIPALLPLMKAALDLPPDAFRFLEYHGENDAHHLARWLRAVEIVLDNDASGSGARAIIDTARRTAGLYLMQFEHLAIAQDTPR; this comes from the coding sequence ATGCCTACCGTTTTCAATCGCACCTGGATCCACGGCAGCGGTCGCTTCCTGCCCGGCCCGGCCATCGACAACGAGGCGATGGATGCCTACATCGCGCCGCTGAACCGGGTCTCGGGCCGGATCAAGCGCCGCATCCTGGGCGAGAACGGCATCCGCACCCGGCACTACGCGATCGACCGCGACGGCCACACCGTGCATTCCTGCGCGGCAATGGCCGCGGCCGCGATCCACGACTGCCTCGGCACGACCCGCACTCCGCTCGATGCGATAGGCCTGCTCGCCTGCGGCAGTTCCGGCGGCGATGCGCTGATGCCCGGCTTCGCCAGCATGGTCCATGGCGAACTGGCGGCACCGCCGATGCAGGTGTTCTCCAACCACGGCATCTGCGCTTCCGGCGTGGCGGCGTGGGAAAGCGCGGCCGCTGCGGTCGAACTGGGCTCGCACGAACGCGCCCTGGTCGCCGCCGCCGAGATGCCGTCGCGGCTGTTCAAGCGCTCGCGCTACGCAGCGAAGGACTACGACGCCGACTTCGATGCCCACTTCCTGCGCTGGATGCTGTCCGACGGTGCCGGCGCGCTGCAGCTGACCTCGACCGCACCGACGCAGGGCGGCATCCGCCTGCGCCTGCGCTTCATCCACCAGCGCTCGTTCGCCGGCGACTACCCGGTCTGCATGCAGCTCGGCCTGACTCCGGACCGCAGCCGCTCGCACCTCGATTACGACGCCTGGCAGGCTGCCGAGGCGGACGGCGCATTGTTCCTGCGCCAGGACATCCGCCTGCTGCCGCACCTGTTCGACGTCGGCGTGCATGAGTACGCCAAGCTCTGCCACGGCGGCTGGATCGATCCGGCCACGGTCGATCATTTCCTCTGCCACTATTCGTCCGAGCGTTTCGCCCCGGTCGTCGATGAGCTGATGGCCAAGGCCGGCCTGTCGATCCCGCGCGAACGCTGGTACAGCAACCTCACCATCCGCGGCAACACCGGCGCCGCCTCGATCTTCATCATGCTCGACGAGTTCCTGCGCACGCACGCACTGCAGCCGGGCCAGCGCATCCTCTGCTTCATCCCCGAGTCGGGGCGCTTCACCGTCGCCTTCGCGATGATCGAGGTCGAGGCCGCCGACGCACCGGCCAGGACCGCGACCACGCCATTGCCGGTAACACCGGCCGTGGCGGACGATGGCATCGCCCCGCCCCATGATCCGGGCGATGCGCCCGCCGCGCTGCGCCACCTGCTCGGCGAACTGGCGACGATCTGGCACGACTACCGCTCGCGCGCATGGCGCACGCCGATGATCCGCAAGCTGCGCGAGGGGCGCTTCACCGCGCCCGACTACGTCGCCTGGATGCGCGACTGGATCCCGCAGGTGCGCGAGGGCAGCAAGTGGATGCGCGAGGGTGCGGCCTCGGTGCGCCCGCCGTACGAGGCGCTGGCCACCCTGATCGAAACCCATGCCGGTGACGAGCAGGACGATTACATGATCCTGTTCGACGACTACCGCAAGGCCGGCGGCGATATCGCCGACATCGACGCGCTGCGCCGCAATCCGGGCGGCGAGGCGCTCAACAGCTACCTGCATGCGCTGGCCGCGACGCCCAACCCGCTCGGCCTGCTCGGCGCGATCTACATCATCGAGGGCACCGGCCAGCGCATCATCCCGGCGCTGCTGCCACTGATGAAGGCCGCGCTCGACCTGCCGCCGGACGCGTTCCGCTTCCTCGAATACCATGGCGAGAACGACGCGCACCACCTGGCCCGCTGGCTGCGCGCGGTGGAGATCGTGCTGGACAATGACGCCAGTGGCAGCGGGGCCCGGGCCATCATCGACACCGCGCGCCGCACCGCCGGGCTGTACCTGATGCAGTTCGAACACCTGGCCATCGCACAGGACACACCGAGATGA
- a CDS encoding fatty acid desaturase: protein MSRLPISPLDPLGPLRDRSDLQSLAYLLAQPMLMAWQWVHGFHPLAYAASLFLAVGISVIHHNHAHLPMWTRRHPNRATDLAITLLQGHPTCVLHPAHRLNHHRFRHGPEDAARTWRFGDHNHLPGWALHPLQAAIAVYPLVLTWLRRLRRHRPAVWRWYIAQYALWLGSWALLLALDPGKALGLVIVPQLFGLHWLLAANYLQHAHADDGSRYGYARNFEGWLNPLLFNIGLHTAHHEHGRAHWSQLPRLHRRYRERVDPRLLERGFARYVLRVFVLGPFAPALRSRSLRPATVNPENPHKDRC, encoded by the coding sequence GTGAGCCGGCTTCCGATCAGCCCGCTCGATCCGCTCGGCCCGCTGCGCGATCGCAGCGACCTGCAGAGCCTGGCCTACCTGCTCGCACAACCGATGCTGATGGCCTGGCAATGGGTCCACGGCTTCCACCCGCTGGCGTACGCCGCCAGCCTGTTCCTTGCTGTCGGGATCAGCGTGATCCACCACAATCACGCCCACCTGCCGATGTGGACGCGGCGCCATCCCAACCGGGCCACCGACCTCGCCATCACCCTGTTGCAGGGACATCCGACCTGCGTGCTGCACCCGGCCCATCGCCTCAACCACCACCGTTTCCGCCACGGTCCGGAGGATGCGGCCCGCACCTGGCGCTTTGGCGACCACAACCACCTGCCCGGCTGGGCGCTGCATCCGCTCCAGGCCGCGATCGCCGTCTACCCGCTGGTGCTGACCTGGCTGCGACGCCTGCGCCGGCACCGGCCCGCGGTATGGCGCTGGTACATCGCGCAGTACGCGCTGTGGCTGGGCAGCTGGGCACTCCTGCTCGCACTCGATCCCGGCAAGGCGCTGGGACTGGTGATCGTGCCGCAGCTGTTCGGCCTGCACTGGCTGCTGGCGGCCAACTACCTTCAGCACGCCCATGCCGACGACGGCAGCCGCTATGGCTATGCCCGCAACTTCGAGGGCTGGCTCAACCCGCTGCTGTTCAACATCGGCCTGCACACCGCCCATCACGAGCACGGCCGCGCGCACTGGTCGCAGCTGCCACGCCTGCACCGGCGCTATCGCGAGCGCGTCGATCCTCGACTGCTCGAACGCGGCTTCGCGCGCTACGTGTTGCGGGTGTTCGTGCTCGGGCCGTTCGCACCCGCCCTGCGCTCGCGATCGCTGCGGCCTGCTACCGTCAACCCCGAAAATCCGCACAAGGACCGTTGTTGA